The Catenulispora sp. EB89 genome includes a region encoding these proteins:
- a CDS encoding zinc-dependent metalloprotease, with protein sequence MNKNPEDHNPSDDDESQNQGKRPDGPVDPLGAMFQQMFGGTGAQSPGSNIPGMPDPQMLQMVFSQIQALMTGGGDGAVNWDLAKTMARNAVASAGPDPSPTDGEQRTYDGAVQLAEHWLDQVTSLPAGTAGTRVWSRAQWIEETLPVWKQLVEPVAERITAAMGEAVGGAVGELGMPENPEAAGLPPGMGDMLGNLFGGGAAPGAGSEAGQPGGANPLGGMLKQMGTAMFGSQVGQALASLAGEVVSGSDIGLPLGPEGKAVLLPANVDAFAEGLEIDIEQVRLYLALREAAYQRLFSHVPWLKPRLLGAVEEYARGITVDASKFSELAQQAEQMDLSNLDPSQLENMLGGGGLFTPVDSPAQKAALARLETLLALAEGWVDAVVHAAAAPQLSAADALRETLRRRRAAGGPAEQTFSALVGLELRPRRLRDASRLWASLTDARGLEGRDAVWSHPDLLPTSADLDDPDGFVHGRDSEDGLEFDFSGLDELLGGGTGNEAKGESKGETKGDDKGPDTDGEDKPKQ encoded by the coding sequence GTGAACAAGAACCCCGAAGACCACAACCCCTCGGACGACGACGAGTCGCAGAACCAGGGTAAGCGCCCGGACGGCCCCGTTGATCCGTTGGGGGCCATGTTCCAGCAGATGTTCGGCGGAACCGGGGCGCAGTCCCCGGGCTCGAACATCCCGGGCATGCCGGACCCGCAGATGCTGCAGATGGTGTTCAGCCAGATCCAGGCCCTGATGACCGGCGGCGGCGACGGCGCCGTGAACTGGGACCTGGCCAAGACCATGGCGCGCAACGCCGTGGCCTCCGCCGGCCCGGACCCCTCGCCCACCGACGGCGAGCAGCGCACCTACGACGGCGCCGTCCAGCTCGCCGAGCACTGGCTGGACCAGGTCACCTCGCTCCCGGCCGGCACCGCGGGCACCCGCGTGTGGTCGCGCGCGCAGTGGATCGAGGAGACCCTCCCGGTCTGGAAGCAGCTGGTCGAGCCGGTCGCCGAGCGGATCACCGCGGCGATGGGCGAGGCCGTCGGCGGCGCGGTCGGCGAACTCGGCATGCCGGAGAACCCGGAGGCGGCGGGCCTGCCGCCGGGGATGGGCGACATGCTGGGCAACCTGTTCGGCGGCGGCGCGGCCCCGGGCGCCGGCTCCGAGGCCGGCCAGCCCGGCGGCGCGAACCCGCTCGGCGGCATGCTCAAGCAGATGGGCACCGCGATGTTCGGCTCCCAGGTCGGCCAGGCCCTGGCCTCGCTGGCCGGCGAGGTGGTGTCCGGCAGCGACATCGGCCTGCCGCTGGGCCCGGAGGGCAAGGCGGTCCTGCTCCCGGCGAACGTGGACGCCTTCGCCGAAGGCCTGGAGATCGACATCGAGCAGGTCCGCCTCTACCTGGCGCTGCGCGAGGCCGCCTACCAGCGCCTGTTCTCGCACGTGCCGTGGCTCAAGCCCCGCCTGCTCGGCGCGGTCGAGGAGTACGCCCGCGGCATCACCGTCGACGCCTCCAAGTTCAGCGAACTGGCGCAGCAGGCCGAGCAGATGGACCTGTCGAACCTGGACCCCTCCCAGCTGGAGAACATGCTGGGCGGCGGCGGCCTGTTCACCCCGGTCGACTCCCCGGCCCAGAAGGCCGCCCTGGCTCGCCTGGAGACCCTGCTCGCCCTGGCCGAGGGCTGGGTGGACGCGGTGGTGCACGCCGCCGCGGCCCCGCAGCTGTCGGCGGCGGACGCCCTGCGCGAGACCCTGCGCCGCCGCCGCGCGGCCGGCGGCCCGGCGGAGCAGACGTTCTCGGCCCTGGTGGGCCTGGAGCTGCGGCCGCGGCGGCTGCGCGACGCGTCGCGTCTGTGGGCGTCCCTGACCGACGCGCGCGGGCTGGAGGGACGCGACGCGGTCTGGTCACACCCGGACCTGCTGCCGACCTCGGCCGACCTGGACGACCCGGACGGGTTCGTGCACGGCCGGGACTCCGAGGACGGGCTGGAGTTCGACTTCTCCGGGCTGGACGAGCTGCTGGGAGGCGGCACCGGGAATGAGGCCAAGGGCGAGTCGAAGGGCGAGACGAAGGGCGACGACAAGGGCCCGGACACCGACGGCGAGGACAAGCCCAAGCAGTAG
- a CDS encoding M48 family metallopeptidase, whose amino-acid sequence MGLDEAPHQGAQIEVRRSNRRRRTVSAYRDGDKTVVLIPAQMTRAEEKQWVDKMLARLADQERKRRPDDEELSRRARDLSMRYFDGRAVPSSVRWVANQQTRWGSCTPVDGTIRISDRVRGMPEYVLDYVLLHELAHLLVPSHGPRFWELMSVYPKTERARGFLEGFASAGGGAAGDDAD is encoded by the coding sequence GTGGGACTCGACGAAGCCCCCCACCAGGGCGCCCAGATCGAGGTGCGGCGCAGCAACCGGCGGCGGCGCACCGTCTCTGCGTACCGGGACGGCGACAAGACCGTAGTGCTGATCCCTGCGCAGATGACGCGCGCGGAGGAGAAGCAGTGGGTCGACAAGATGCTCGCCCGCCTCGCCGACCAGGAGCGCAAGCGCCGGCCGGACGACGAGGAGCTGTCCCGCCGCGCCCGTGACCTGTCCATGCGCTACTTCGACGGCCGCGCCGTGCCCTCCAGCGTGCGCTGGGTCGCGAACCAGCAGACCCGCTGGGGCTCGTGCACGCCTGTGGACGGGACCATCCGGATCTCCGACCGGGTGCGCGGCATGCCGGAGTACGTGCTGGACTACGTCCTGCTGCACGAGCTCGCGCACCTGCTGGTGCCCAGCCACGGGCCGCGGTTCTGGGAGCTGATGAGCGTGTATCCGAAGACGGAGCGGGCTCGCGGGTTTCTGGAGGGGTTCGCGAGCGCGGGCGGCGGGGCGGCTGGGGACGACGCGGACTGA
- a CDS encoding sec-independent translocase: MPFLDISPLELIALLALAVMLFGPDKLPSAVQGLARTLRQFREFTRNAQNDLKKELGPEFQDLELTDLHPKNFVRKHVLGPEDGDFREIRDITDSLNSEIRGAAEGARRPLAADDATPDDALYRAPAPRLAAGERPPFDADAT; this comes from the coding sequence GTGCCGTTTCTCGACATCAGCCCGCTGGAGCTGATCGCGCTGCTGGCCCTGGCCGTCATGCTGTTCGGCCCGGACAAGCTGCCCAGCGCGGTGCAGGGCCTGGCACGCACGCTGCGGCAGTTCCGGGAGTTCACCCGCAACGCCCAGAACGACCTGAAGAAGGAACTGGGTCCGGAGTTCCAGGATCTGGAGCTGACCGACCTGCACCCGAAGAACTTCGTGCGCAAGCACGTGCTCGGACCCGAAGACGGCGACTTCCGCGAGATCAGGGACATCACCGACTCGCTCAACAGCGAGATACGCGGTGCGGCCGAGGGAGCCCGACGGCCCCTCGCCGCGGACGACGCGACCCCGGACGATGCCCTCTACCGGGCCCCCGCCCCGCGCCTGGCCGCGGGCGAGCGCCCGCCGTTTGACGCGGATGCGACGTGA
- a CDS encoding molybdenum cofactor biosynthesis protein MoaE, with amino-acid sequence MAAERSAIHTAIHTDVREEPLSVDEVVAAVSHQTAGGIALFLGVVRDHDHGRSVTSLDYSAHPSAADLLRKVAEDVAADHPDVVALSAIHRVGALAVGDLAVVVGASAPHRAEAFAACRAFIDTLKEQVPIWKREEFADGDHEWVGC; translated from the coding sequence GTGGCGGCGGAGCGCAGCGCCATCCACACCGCCATCCACACCGACGTCCGCGAGGAGCCGCTGTCCGTCGACGAGGTCGTCGCCGCGGTCTCGCACCAGACCGCCGGCGGCATCGCGCTGTTCCTCGGGGTCGTCCGCGACCACGATCACGGCCGGTCCGTCACCTCTCTGGACTACAGCGCGCATCCTTCCGCCGCGGACCTGCTGAGGAAAGTCGCGGAGGACGTCGCCGCAGACCACCCGGACGTGGTCGCGCTCTCCGCGATCCACCGAGTGGGCGCACTGGCCGTCGGCGACCTCGCGGTCGTGGTCGGGGCCTCCGCGCCGCACCGGGCCGAGGCCTTCGCGGCCTGCCGCGCCTTCATCGACACGCTCAAGGAGCAGGTGCCGATCTGGAAGCGCGAGGAGTTCGCCGACGGCGACCATGAGTGGGTCGGCTGCTAG
- a CDS encoding NAD-dependent epimerase/dehydratase family protein has translation MSSSPDRKRPGRTSKPTIAVTGAAARLGEALTGKLAFGGEVRRVVGLDAERGAAPATWRLGEVTDPHLAERLSGVDTLVHLAVDSDLNSEPRERTARNVRAAQTAITAAAAAGVHHVVLLSTAMVYGALPDNPLPLEDDAPLRATPDGTLVGDLLEIERLAAIAPRAHPGLTVTVLRPAAIVGPGVDTYLTRHFEAPRLLVVRGTKPVWQFCHIDDLLSALEYAALGKVNGVVPVASDGWLTQEEIEEISGMRRMELPEGLAVGAAERLHRLHLTPAPASDLQYVMHPWAVSNKKLREAGWEPVFTNEEAFGQLLEDIDGHHAALARRLGKKDAAAGLGAAGATVALVGTAALVRRARRKRRGGGSVT, from the coding sequence GTGAGTTCCTCGCCGGACCGCAAGCGCCCCGGCCGCACCAGCAAGCCCACCATCGCCGTCACCGGCGCGGCCGCCCGGCTGGGTGAAGCGCTGACCGGCAAGCTCGCTTTCGGCGGCGAAGTGCGCCGGGTGGTGGGGCTGGACGCCGAGCGCGGGGCCGCCCCGGCGACCTGGCGCCTGGGCGAGGTCACCGACCCCCACCTGGCCGAACGTCTGTCCGGGGTGGACACGCTGGTGCACCTGGCGGTGGACTCCGACCTGAACTCCGAGCCGCGCGAGCGGACCGCGCGCAATGTCCGCGCCGCGCAGACCGCGATCACCGCGGCCGCCGCCGCCGGCGTCCACCATGTGGTCCTGCTGTCCACGGCCATGGTCTACGGCGCGCTGCCGGACAACCCGCTCCCGCTGGAGGACGACGCCCCGCTGCGCGCCACCCCGGACGGCACCCTGGTCGGCGACCTGCTGGAGATCGAGCGGCTGGCGGCGATCGCCCCGCGCGCGCACCCCGGCCTCACAGTCACCGTGCTCCGCCCGGCGGCCATAGTCGGTCCGGGCGTGGACACCTATCTGACCCGGCACTTCGAGGCGCCGCGCCTGCTGGTGGTCCGCGGGACCAAGCCGGTCTGGCAATTCTGCCACATCGACGACCTGCTCTCGGCCCTGGAGTACGCGGCGTTGGGAAAGGTGAACGGGGTCGTCCCGGTCGCCTCCGACGGCTGGCTCACGCAGGAGGAGATCGAGGAGATCTCCGGGATGCGCCGGATGGAGCTCCCCGAAGGCCTCGCGGTCGGCGCCGCCGAGCGGCTGCACCGCCTCCACCTCACCCCGGCTCCCGCGAGCGACCTGCAGTACGTGATGCATCCTTGGGCAGTCTCGAACAAGAAGCTCCGTGAAGCCGGGTGGGAACCTGTCTTTACGAACGAGGAAGCGTTCGGCCAGCTTCTCGAGGACATCGACGGACACCACGCCGCGCTGGCCCGGCGCCTGGGCAAGAAGGACGCCGCGGCCGGTCTCGGCGCGGCCGGCGCCACCGTGGCGCTGGTCGGCACCGCGGCGCTGGTGCGGCGGGCACGGCGCAAGCGCCGTGGGGGAGGATCAGTGACGTGA
- a CDS encoding DUF5679 domain-containing protein, with translation MAESYTGDAYCVKCKEKKNFTGEVKVSDSGRRMAQGICPTCGTKLNRILGKA, from the coding sequence ATGGCGGAGTCGTACACCGGGGACGCCTACTGCGTGAAGTGCAAGGAGAAGAAGAACTTCACCGGCGAGGTGAAGGTCAGCGACTCGGGCCGGCGGATGGCGCAGGGCATCTGCCCGACCTGCGGGACCAAGCTCAACCGGATCCTGGGCAAGGCCTGA
- a CDS encoding enoyl-CoA hydratase/isomerase family protein, whose protein sequence is MPESREYPLLAVNRTSDGVLTVMLDDPDRRNAMTAPMTESWKRLMQEIAQDEEVRCVVVTGAGSAFCAGGDLGWIGAEPGAPVEKLRDKMLPFYRIWLSLRDLPVPTIAAVNGPAVGAGACLALACDLRYAVDTAKFAVPFTKLGMHPGMAATWLLPEVVGMANARELLYTNRAVSGAEAVALGVYNRVFPAGDFPGEIERIAADVAAGAPVAVKLTKQALIGAGHESFEAALRWEALAQPITMATEDLQEGLAAQRERRAPRFTGR, encoded by the coding sequence ATGCCTGAGTCGCGCGAATATCCCCTCCTGGCCGTTAACCGCACGTCGGATGGTGTGCTGACCGTGATGTTGGACGACCCGGACCGGCGCAACGCGATGACCGCGCCGATGACCGAGTCGTGGAAGCGGCTTATGCAGGAAATCGCGCAGGACGAGGAAGTGCGCTGTGTGGTCGTCACCGGCGCCGGCTCCGCCTTCTGCGCCGGCGGCGATCTCGGGTGGATCGGCGCGGAGCCGGGCGCGCCTGTGGAAAAACTCCGCGACAAGATGCTGCCGTTCTACCGGATCTGGCTGAGCCTGCGGGACCTGCCGGTGCCGACCATCGCGGCGGTGAACGGGCCCGCGGTGGGCGCCGGCGCGTGCCTGGCCCTGGCCTGCGACCTGCGCTACGCGGTGGACACGGCGAAGTTCGCGGTGCCGTTCACCAAGCTCGGCATGCACCCCGGGATGGCCGCGACGTGGCTGCTGCCGGAGGTTGTGGGGATGGCCAACGCGCGGGAACTGCTTTACACAAACCGCGCTGTGAGCGGCGCCGAAGCGGTCGCGCTCGGCGTCTACAACAGGGTGTTCCCCGCCGGGGACTTCCCTGGGGAGATCGAACGAATCGCCGCCGACGTGGCGGCCGGCGCCCCGGTCGCGGTGAAGCTCACCAAGCAGGCGCTGATCGGCGCCGGTCACGAGTCCTTCGAGGCGGCGCTGCGCTGGGAGGCTCTGGCGCAGCCGATCACGATGGCCACCGAGGACCTCCAGGAAGGTCTCGCGGCCCAGCGGGAGCGGCGCGCGCCACGCTTCACCGGCCGGTGA